A genomic region of Alistipes megaguti contains the following coding sequences:
- the nadD gene encoding nicotinate (nicotinamide) nucleotide adenylyltransferase, giving the protein MKREMLYFGSFNPIHKGHIALAEYVLDRGLCDEVALIVSPQSPYKQEEALAPELDRFEMAEIACAASKYPERIKPSVVEMLLPKPSYTIDTLRYLQENCGAEMEFSILMGSDQIARLDGWKEYDRILEYPVYVYPRRGSESVSGFEGRITLLDEAPLLDIASTGIRDRITRGEDVSAMLAPKVLEYIRKKGLWSPATRIAVLTTQLAAHPDDIELLLERGKLHYRLSEWGPALNDFNAVLRIDANHVEARQFAQMVQEIFEFRYKDIYNP; this is encoded by the coding sequence ATGAAACGCGAAATGCTCTATTTCGGGTCATTCAACCCGATCCACAAGGGCCACATCGCCCTGGCGGAGTATGTGCTGGACCGCGGACTGTGCGACGAGGTGGCGCTGATCGTCTCGCCCCAGAGCCCCTACAAGCAGGAAGAGGCGCTGGCCCCCGAACTCGACCGCTTCGAGATGGCCGAGATCGCCTGCGCCGCATCGAAATATCCCGAACGGATCAAACCTTCGGTAGTGGAGATGCTGCTGCCGAAACCCTCCTATACGATCGACACGCTGCGCTATCTGCAGGAGAACTGCGGTGCGGAGATGGAGTTCTCGATCCTGATGGGCAGCGACCAGATCGCCCGCCTCGACGGCTGGAAGGAGTACGACCGAATCCTCGAATACCCGGTCTACGTCTATCCGCGGCGCGGCAGCGAGAGCGTCTCGGGCTTCGAGGGACGCATCACGCTGCTCGACGAAGCCCCGCTGCTCGACATCGCCTCGACCGGGATCCGCGACCGTATCACGCGCGGCGAGGATGTCTCGGCGATGCTCGCCCCGAAGGTCCTCGAATACATCCGCAAGAAGGGGCTCTGGAGCCCCGCAACCCGCATCGCGGTCCTCACCACACAACTCGCCGCACACCCCGACGACATCGAACTGCTGCTCGAACGCGGCAAGCTCCATTACCGCCTGAGCGAGTGGGGCCCGGCGCTGAACGACTTCAACGCCGTGCTGCGCATCGACGCCAACCACGTCGAGGCCCGGCAGTTTGCCCAGATGGTGCAGGAGATTTTCGAATTCCGATACAAAGACATCTACAACCCCTGA
- the gmk gene encoding guanylate kinase: MGKVIIFSAPSGSGKTTIVRELLRRYPQLEFSISATSRAPRGEERNGVDYYFLSPEEFARAVSEGRFVEWQEVYKGTCYGTLRSEVERIWEKGHVIVFDVDVLGGINLKRIFGRDACSIFIKAPSVEELRRRLVARGTDAPEAIERRVAKAEFELTKAPEFDHVVVNDRLDEAVAGACAILDEFFAR; encoded by the coding sequence ATGGGAAAAGTCATCATATTTTCGGCCCCGAGCGGCTCGGGCAAGACAACCATCGTCCGGGAGCTGCTCCGCCGCTATCCGCAGCTCGAATTCTCGATCTCGGCCACGAGCCGCGCCCCGCGCGGTGAGGAGCGCAACGGCGTGGACTACTACTTCCTCTCGCCCGAGGAGTTCGCACGGGCCGTCAGCGAGGGGCGCTTCGTCGAGTGGCAGGAGGTCTACAAGGGCACCTGCTACGGCACGCTGCGCAGCGAAGTGGAGCGCATCTGGGAGAAGGGTCACGTGATCGTCTTCGACGTCGACGTCCTGGGCGGCATCAACCTCAAGCGGATCTTCGGTCGGGATGCCTGCTCGATCTTCATCAAGGCCCCCTCGGTCGAGGAGCTGCGCCGGCGGCTCGTCGCACGCGGCACGGATGCCCCCGAGGCCATCGAACGCCGTGTGGCCAAGGCCGAGTTCGAACTGACAAAGGCCCCGGAGTTCGACCATGTGGTGGTCAACGACCGTCTGGACGAGGCCGTGGCCGGAGCGTGCGCCATTCTCGACGAATTCTTTGCCCGATAG
- a CDS encoding YicC/YloC family endoribonuclease: MTGFGKAEAEIQNKKITVEIRSLNSKQLDLALRLPALYRQSEYEIRNLIQQRLQRGKIDLFVSIESQSVETSARINREVFAAYARQLREAAAGAGLDCSTAGWDAAAMQTLMRLPEVVSTEAETISDEEHAVLLKAVEEAAARLDAFRSQEGATLIADLLRRVDLIEQYKNEVIPFEQARTETIRTRILDNLSKLPVEVDRNRLEQEMIFYLEKLDITEEKVRLTNHCRYFREVAASEEAVGRKLGFIAQEMGREINTMGSKANETNIQILVVKMKDELEKIKEQVLNIL; this comes from the coding sequence ATGACCGGCTTCGGAAAAGCCGAGGCCGAAATCCAGAATAAGAAGATCACCGTCGAGATCCGCTCGCTGAATTCCAAGCAGTTGGACCTCGCCCTGAGGCTCCCGGCCCTCTATCGGCAGTCGGAATACGAAATCCGCAATCTGATCCAGCAGCGGCTCCAGCGCGGAAAGATCGACCTTTTCGTCTCGATCGAGAGCCAGAGTGTCGAAACCTCGGCCCGCATCAACCGCGAAGTCTTTGCCGCCTATGCCCGACAGCTGCGCGAGGCGGCCGCCGGTGCCGGACTGGACTGCAGCACGGCAGGGTGGGATGCCGCGGCGATGCAGACACTCATGCGGCTGCCCGAGGTGGTTTCGACGGAGGCCGAGACGATCTCCGACGAGGAGCACGCCGTGCTGCTCAAGGCCGTCGAAGAGGCCGCCGCGCGGCTCGACGCCTTCCGCTCGCAGGAGGGGGCCACGCTCATCGCCGACCTGCTGCGCCGCGTCGATCTGATCGAACAGTACAAGAACGAGGTCATCCCCTTCGAACAGGCCCGTACGGAGACCATCCGGACGCGCATTCTGGACAACCTCTCGAAACTCCCCGTCGAGGTCGACCGCAACCGCCTCGAACAGGAGATGATCTTCTACCTCGAGAAGCTCGACATCACCGAGGAGAAGGTGCGTCTGACCAACCACTGCCGCTATTTCCGCGAGGTGGCCGCCTCGGAGGAGGCCGTGGGCCGCAAGCTGGGATTCATTGCCCAGGAGATGGGCCGCGAGATCAACACCATGGGCTCGAAGGCCAACGAGACGAACATCCAGATCCTCGTCGTCAAGATGAAGGACGAACTGGAAAAGATCAAGGAGCAGGTGCTCAACATTCTGTAG
- the serC gene encoding 3-phosphoserine/phosphohydroxythreonine transaminase, producing MKKHNFNAGPSILADEVIEKAAKAVLDFNGSGLSILSISHRTKDFDAVMAEADALFRELLHIPDNYKIIYLGGGASTYFYEIPANFLGKKAGYVNTGVWSKKAIKEAKRYGEVEVVASSEDRNFTYIPKGFTIPEDLDYLHITSNNTIYGTEYHEDLTSPVPLIADMSSDILSRPVDVTKYAMIYGGAQKNLAPAGVAFGIIREEMLDRIVRDLPTMMSYRTHVENNSMFNTPPVFPIYVLMETLRWLKSIGGVPEIYRRNQEKAALLYDEIDRNPLFRGTVEKEDRSLMNICFVMQEGYEDLAPEFLEFTKSRDIVGIKGHRLVGGFRASCYNALPIESVRVLVECMQEFAAKYAK from the coding sequence ATGAAAAAGCACAATTTCAATGCGGGACCGTCCATTCTTGCGGACGAAGTGATCGAAAAAGCAGCCAAGGCCGTACTCGATTTCAACGGATCGGGACTTTCGATTCTTTCGATTTCGCACCGCACGAAGGACTTCGACGCCGTGATGGCCGAGGCCGACGCGCTTTTCCGTGAACTGCTCCACATTCCGGACAACTACAAGATCATCTATCTGGGCGGAGGTGCGAGCACCTATTTTTATGAGATTCCCGCCAACTTCCTGGGCAAAAAGGCCGGCTACGTCAATACGGGCGTCTGGTCGAAGAAGGCCATCAAGGAGGCCAAACGCTACGGCGAAGTGGAGGTCGTAGCTTCGTCCGAGGACCGCAACTTCACCTATATCCCCAAGGGATTCACCATTCCCGAGGATCTGGACTACCTGCACATCACCTCGAACAATACGATCTACGGTACGGAGTACCACGAGGATCTGACCTCGCCCGTGCCCCTGATCGCCGACATGTCGTCCGACATTCTGTCGCGTCCGGTCGACGTGACGAAATACGCCATGATCTACGGCGGTGCGCAGAAGAACCTGGCTCCGGCCGGCGTGGCCTTCGGCATCATCCGCGAGGAGATGCTCGACCGCATCGTGCGCGACCTGCCGACGATGATGTCCTACCGCACGCACGTCGAGAACAACTCGATGTTCAACACGCCTCCCGTCTTCCCGATCTACGTGCTGATGGAGACGCTGCGCTGGCTGAAGTCGATCGGAGGCGTTCCCGAAATCTACCGCCGCAACCAGGAGAAGGCCGCCCTGCTCTACGACGAGATCGACCGCAACCCGTTGTTCCGCGGTACGGTCGAGAAGGAGGACCGCTCGCTGATGAATATCTGTTTCGTCATGCAGGAGGGCTACGAGGATCTGGCTCCCGAATTCCTCGAGTTCACCAAGAGCCGCGACATCGTGGGCATCAAGGGTCACCGTCTGGTGGGCGGATTCCGCGCTTCGTGCTACAACGCCCTGCCGATCGAGAGCGTGCGCGTGCTGGTGGAGTGCATGCAGGAGTTTGCTGCGAAATACGCCAAATAA
- a CDS encoding 3-phosphoglycerate dehydrogenase, which translates to MKVLVATEKPFAKKAVDGIREIVEMAGYELALLEKYTDKAQLLEAVATADALIVRSDKVTAEVIAAAPRLQIVVRAGAGYDNVDLAAATERGIVVMNTPGQNSNAVAELAIAMMIYMARNRFTPGTGSEIQGKTLGIHAYGHVGRLVGRKGKALGMNVVAYDPFLTDPEVFAADGVEQVASVEELYKRADYLSLHIPATEQTKGSIGYELLMSMPKGATLVNTARKEVIDEAGLMQALTEREDLKYITDIAAGNQAELDEKFGKRVFATAKKMGAETAEANINAGLAAANQIVDFLKNGNRRFQVNK; encoded by the coding sequence ATGAAAGTATTGGTTGCTACCGAGAAGCCCTTTGCCAAAAAGGCCGTCGACGGAATCCGTGAGATCGTCGAAATGGCCGGTTATGAACTGGCGCTCCTCGAAAAATACACGGACAAGGCACAGTTGCTGGAGGCCGTGGCCACGGCCGATGCGCTGATCGTGCGCAGCGACAAGGTCACCGCCGAGGTGATCGCCGCCGCTCCCCGTCTGCAGATTGTCGTGCGGGCCGGCGCGGGCTACGACAACGTCGATCTGGCCGCCGCCACCGAGCGCGGCATCGTGGTGATGAACACCCCGGGCCAGAACTCCAACGCCGTGGCTGAACTGGCCATCGCCATGATGATCTACATGGCCCGCAACCGCTTTACGCCCGGTACGGGCTCGGAGATCCAGGGCAAGACGCTCGGCATCCATGCCTACGGCCATGTCGGCCGGCTGGTGGGTCGAAAAGGCAAGGCACTGGGAATGAACGTCGTAGCCTACGATCCGTTCCTGACCGATCCGGAGGTCTTCGCGGCCGACGGCGTCGAGCAGGTGGCTTCGGTCGAGGAGCTCTACAAGCGGGCCGACTACCTCTCGCTGCACATCCCCGCCACGGAGCAGACCAAGGGCTCGATCGGCTATGAGTTGCTGATGTCGATGCCCAAGGGTGCCACGCTGGTCAATACGGCCCGCAAGGAGGTGATCGACGAGGCCGGGCTGATGCAGGCGCTGACCGAACGCGAGGATCTGAAGTACATCACCGACATCGCCGCCGGCAACCAGGCCGAGCTGGACGAGAAGTTCGGCAAACGGGTCTTCGCCACGGCGAAGAAGATGGGTGCCGAGACGGCCGAGGCCAACATCAATGCCGGACTGGCCGCCGCAAACCAGATTGTCGATTTTCTGAAGAACGGCAACCGGAGGTTCCAGGTCAACAAATGA
- a CDS encoding DUF1015 domain-containing protein codes for MVRIKPFRAVRPPKEHAAEVASRPYDVLNSAEAKAEATERSLLHIIKPEIDFEPIADEHSQEVYDKAVENFRAWQKKGWLQQDPEEYYYIYAQTMEGRTQYGLAMCCHFEDYLSGAIKKHELTRPDKEEDRMIHVRNQQANIEPVFFAYPDNAEIDAIVADVVAHNAPEYDFTAADGFGHKLWVIRDRKTNDRITEIFAGIPALYVADGHHRTAAAARVGAECRAKNPNHTGTEEYCYFLAVTFPASQLRIIDYNRVVKDLNGLTPAELIERLKESFEVEDKGTEEYRPTGLHNFSMYLEGHWWSLTAKPGTYDDNDPIGVLDVTVLSNLVLDRILGIKDLRTSKRIDFVGGIRGLGELKRRVDSGEMKVAFALYPVSMQQLINIADTGNIMPPKTTWFEPKLRSGMVIHSFAEEKTK; via the coding sequence ATGGTACGTATCAAACCGTTCCGGGCGGTCCGACCGCCCAAGGAGCATGCCGCCGAGGTGGCGTCGCGTCCGTACGACGTGCTGAATTCGGCCGAAGCGAAGGCCGAAGCGACGGAGCGCTCGCTGCTGCATATCATCAAACCCGAGATTGATTTCGAACCCATTGCCGACGAGCATTCGCAGGAGGTCTACGACAAGGCCGTGGAGAATTTCCGCGCCTGGCAGAAGAAGGGATGGCTGCAGCAGGATCCCGAGGAGTACTATTATATCTATGCGCAGACGATGGAGGGCCGCACGCAGTACGGACTGGCCATGTGCTGCCATTTCGAGGACTACCTCTCGGGCGCCATCAAGAAGCATGAGCTGACGCGCCCCGACAAGGAGGAGGACCGCATGATCCACGTGCGCAACCAGCAGGCCAACATCGAGCCGGTCTTCTTCGCCTACCCCGACAATGCGGAGATTGACGCCATCGTTGCGGACGTGGTTGCGCACAATGCCCCGGAGTACGACTTTACGGCGGCCGACGGTTTCGGCCACAAGCTGTGGGTGATCCGCGACCGCAAGACCAACGACCGCATCACGGAGATCTTTGCCGGGATTCCGGCGCTCTACGTGGCTGACGGCCACCACCGTACGGCTGCCGCCGCCCGCGTGGGCGCCGAGTGCCGCGCGAAGAATCCCAACCATACGGGCACGGAGGAGTACTGCTACTTCCTGGCCGTGACGTTCCCGGCCAGCCAGCTGCGGATTATCGACTACAACCGCGTGGTGAAGGATCTCAACGGCCTGACTCCCGCGGAGCTCATCGAGCGGCTCAAGGAGTCGTTCGAGGTCGAGGACAAGGGAACGGAGGAGTACCGTCCGACGGGGCTGCACAACTTTTCGATGTACCTCGAGGGGCACTGGTGGAGCCTGACGGCCAAGCCGGGCACGTACGACGACAACGACCCGATCGGGGTGCTGGATGTGACCGTACTGTCGAATCTGGTGCTGGACCGGATCCTCGGGATCAAGGATCTGCGCACCTCGAAGCGGATCGACTTCGTGGGCGGTATCCGGGGGCTGGGCGAGCTGAAGCGCCGGGTCGACAGCGGCGAGATGAAGGTGGCCTTTGCGCTCTACCCCGTCTCGATGCAGCAGCTGATCAACATCGCCGACACGGGCAACATCATGCCGCCGAAGACAACGTGGTTCGAGCCGAAACTGCGTTCGGGCATGGTGATCCACTCGTTCGCCGAGGAGAAGACCAAATAG
- a CDS encoding DUF805 domain-containing protein, with the protein MAAATTGFLVVFIGGSLVFVAWAIFFLVWFCTAGTPGENPYGPDPKQTED; encoded by the coding sequence GTGGCAGCCGCAACGACGGGATTCCTCGTCGTGTTTATCGGCGGCTCGCTGGTCTTTGTGGCCTGGGCCATTTTCTTCCTGGTGTGGTTTTGCACGGCGGGAACTCCCGGCGAAAACCCCTATGGCCCCGATCCCAAACAGACGGAGGACTGA
- a CDS encoding 4Fe-4S binding protein, with product MAKIKGTIVVDRERCKGCGVCASVCPCNVLALSAEVNSKGYQVAWMANPDACTGCASCAVICPDSVITVYRQKFE from the coding sequence ATGGCAAAGATCAAAGGAACTATCGTCGTTGACAGAGAGCGTTGTAAGGGGTGCGGAGTTTGCGCCTCGGTGTGCCCGTGCAATGTTCTTGCCCTGTCGGCGGAGGTGAACAGTAAAGGCTACCAGGTGGCCTGGATGGCGAATCCCGATGCGTGCACGGGCTGCGCTTCGTGTGCGGTGATTTGCCCTGACAGCGTCATCACGGTTTATCGTCAAAAATTCGAATAA
- a CDS encoding 3-methyl-2-oxobutanoate dehydrogenase subunit VorB has translation MAEKEVKLMKGNEVIAYAAIRYGCDGYFGYPITPQSEVMETLMELKPWETTGMVVLQAESEVSSINMVYGGAATGKRVMTSSSSPGISLMSEGLSYLAGAELPCLVINCQRGGPGLGTIQPSQGDYFQAVKGGGHGDYHLIVFAPNSVQEMHDHVAEAFDLAFKYRNPAMILADGAIGQMMEKVVLAPQRPRRTDEEIKAECRSWATYGKPADRPRNIATSLELQSEKMEIINKRLQEKYKALEENEVRYEAIECDDAEYVIVAFGSSARICSATVEMARAEGLKVGLLRPITLYPFPTKQLAELAARGVKGFLSAELNAGQMVEDVRLAVNGKAPVEHYGRQGGMMFTPDEVLQALKEKLIKK, from the coding sequence ATGGCAGAGAAGGAAGTAAAACTGATGAAAGGCAACGAAGTGATCGCCTATGCGGCGATTCGCTACGGTTGCGACGGATATTTCGGCTATCCGATCACCCCGCAGTCCGAGGTGATGGAGACACTTATGGAGCTCAAACCGTGGGAGACAACCGGTATGGTGGTGCTCCAGGCCGAATCGGAAGTCTCGTCAATCAATATGGTATATGGTGGCGCCGCCACGGGCAAACGGGTCATGACTTCGTCGTCGAGCCCCGGTATCAGCCTCATGTCCGAGGGGCTGAGCTACCTGGCCGGTGCGGAGTTGCCCTGCCTGGTGATCAACTGCCAGCGCGGCGGCCCGGGTCTGGGTACGATCCAGCCTTCGCAGGGCGACTATTTCCAGGCTGTCAAGGGTGGCGGCCACGGTGACTACCACCTGATCGTCTTCGCCCCGAACTCCGTGCAGGAGATGCACGACCACGTGGCCGAAGCCTTCGATCTGGCCTTCAAGTACCGCAACCCGGCCATGATCCTGGCCGACGGCGCCATCGGTCAGATGATGGAGAAGGTGGTGCTGGCTCCGCAGCGTCCGCGTCGTACGGACGAGGAGATCAAGGCCGAGTGCCGCTCGTGGGCAACCTACGGCAAACCGGCCGACCGTCCGCGCAACATCGCCACGTCGCTCGAACTGCAGTCGGAGAAGATGGAGATCATCAACAAGCGGCTGCAGGAGAAGTACAAGGCGCTGGAGGAGAACGAGGTGCGCTACGAAGCCATCGAGTGCGACGATGCGGAATACGTCATCGTGGCCTTCGGATCGTCGGCCCGCATCTGCTCGGCGACGGTCGAGATGGCCCGTGCCGAGGGGCTGAAGGTGGGTCTGCTGCGCCCGATCACGCTCTACCCCTTCCCGACCAAACAGCTCGCCGAACTGGCCGCACGCGGCGTGAAGGGCTTCCTGTCGGCCGAACTCAATGCCGGACAGATGGTCGAGGACGTGCGTCTGGCGGTCAACGGCAAGGCTCCCGTGGAGCACTACGGACGTCAGGGCGGCATGATGTTCACTCCCGATGAGGTGCTTCAGGCCCTGAAGGAAAAACTGATTAAAAAGTAG
- a CDS encoding thiamine pyrophosphate-dependent enzyme, with the protein MAEVEIKQENLVYAKPKLITDNVMHYCPGCSHGTVHKLVAEVIDEMGLADRTVGISPVGCSVFAYNYIDIDWIEAAHGRALAIASAVKRLWPNNMVFTYQGDGDLSAIGTAESIHAAARGENVVAIYINNAIYGMTGGQMAPTTLLGMKTSTTPYGRDPRLNGYPYKIAEMMAHLDGATYITRQSVHTAANVRKCKRAIRKAFENAMAGNGFSLVEVVATCNSGWKLSPVASNRWLEENMLPYYPLGDIKDVKKEE; encoded by the coding sequence ATGGCAGAGGTTGAAATCAAACAGGAGAATCTGGTTTACGCAAAACCGAAACTCATCACCGATAATGTCATGCACTATTGCCCGGGCTGCAGCCACGGCACGGTGCACAAACTCGTCGCCGAGGTGATCGACGAAATGGGCCTCGCAGACCGTACGGTGGGCATTTCGCCCGTAGGCTGCTCGGTCTTCGCCTACAATTACATTGATATCGACTGGATCGAGGCCGCCCACGGACGTGCACTGGCCATCGCTTCGGCCGTGAAGCGCCTGTGGCCGAACAACATGGTCTTCACCTATCAGGGCGACGGCGACTTGTCGGCCATCGGTACGGCGGAGTCGATCCATGCGGCGGCGCGCGGCGAGAATGTCGTGGCCATCTACATCAACAATGCCATCTACGGCATGACGGGCGGCCAGATGGCGCCGACGACGCTGCTGGGCATGAAGACCTCGACGACCCCCTATGGACGTGATCCCCGTCTGAACGGGTATCCGTACAAGATTGCCGAGATGATGGCCCACCTGGACGGTGCGACCTACATCACGCGTCAGAGCGTCCACACGGCGGCCAACGTGCGCAAGTGCAAGCGTGCGATCCGCAAGGCGTTCGAGAATGCGATGGCCGGGAACGGCTTCTCGCTGGTGGAGGTCGTGGCGACCTGCAACAGCGGCTGGAAACTCTCGCCCGTGGCCTCGAACCGCTGGCTGGAGGAGAACATGCTGCCCTACTACCCGCTGGGCGATATCAAGGATGTAAAAAAGGAGGAGTAG
- a CDS encoding 2-oxoacid:acceptor oxidoreductase family protein, with translation MKETLIIAGFGGQGVLSMGKILAYSGVMQDYEVTWMPSYGPEMRGGTANVTVILSDRKISSPIAHEYDTAIILNQQSMEKFEPLVKPGGVLIYDTNGISRHPVRTDISVYSIDATAECAKMGQAKLFNTMILGGYLKVRPIVEMENVMIGLKKSLPERAWKMLPQNEEAIRHGGEIIHKIR, from the coding sequence ATGAAAGAGACATTGATCATAGCAGGATTCGGAGGACAGGGAGTCCTCTCGATGGGCAAGATTCTGGCCTATTCGGGCGTGATGCAGGACTATGAGGTTACGTGGATGCCCTCCTACGGTCCGGAGATGCGCGGCGGAACGGCCAACGTGACGGTGATTCTTTCCGACCGGAAGATCTCCTCGCCGATTGCGCACGAGTACGATACGGCGATCATTCTGAACCAGCAGTCGATGGAGAAGTTCGAACCGCTGGTCAAGCCGGGCGGTGTGCTGATCTACGATACGAACGGGATTTCGCGCCATCCGGTCCGCACGGACATTTCGGTCTATTCGATCGATGCCACGGCCGAGTGTGCGAAGATGGGTCAGGCAAAGTTGTTCAATACGATGATTCTGGGCGGCTATCTGAAGGTTCGTCCGATCGTCGAGATGGAGAACGTGATGATCGGTCTGAAGAAGTCGCTACCGGAGCGGGCATGGAAGATGCTTCCGCAGAACGAGGAGGCAATCCGCCACGGCGGCGAGATCATTCACAAGATCCGGTAA
- a CDS encoding FecR family protein, whose product MNKSLMDALRRYMRNECSTREADEVEKWMLLNLTSSEADAIFEQLFAELPVEEDDLRKERTRERLNRFIDASLDSQRLARRRMWQRGFRVLRYAAVVALGVLCLHLYHRLGETSTWHEVYASYGETERVVLPDSSIIWLHADSRLLYPERFGTRTRQIYVSGEIYADIARDPRHPFVVASNGSTVRVLGTEFNLRSYGDNDQIEVTLVEGSVALHVPTVKGTKSCRLTPGDVVRVDRGTGTLEQYRIDPSDYVSWKDQRALYFINRPLGEIVEELQRSFDVTISVRDRSLLETNYLATFVNGETLDEILAALNGDGSMEITREGDQYVIRAAAHE is encoded by the coding sequence ATGAACAAATCGCTGATGGATGCTCTTCGTCGTTATATGCGTAACGAGTGCTCGACGCGGGAGGCCGACGAAGTGGAAAAATGGATGTTGCTGAATCTGACCTCGTCGGAGGCCGATGCAATCTTCGAACAGCTCTTTGCCGAGCTTCCGGTCGAAGAGGACGATCTGCGCAAGGAGCGTACCCGCGAGCGACTCAACCGTTTCATCGATGCTTCGCTCGACTCGCAGCGGCTGGCCCGGCGTCGGATGTGGCAACGCGGCTTCCGTGTATTGCGTTATGCCGCAGTCGTGGCGCTGGGGGTGCTCTGCCTGCATTTGTATCACCGGCTTGGCGAGACTTCGACCTGGCATGAGGTGTATGCCTCCTACGGTGAGACCGAACGGGTTGTGCTTCCCGACAGTTCAATTATCTGGCTCCATGCCGACAGCCGGCTCCTCTACCCCGAGCGGTTCGGCACCCGGACGCGGCAGATCTATGTTTCGGGAGAGATCTATGCCGACATCGCCCGCGATCCTCGCCATCCGTTCGTCGTTGCGAGCAACGGTTCGACGGTTCGGGTGCTGGGAACGGAGTTCAATCTGCGTTCCTACGGCGACAACGATCAGATTGAGGTGACGCTGGTGGAGGGATCCGTAGCCCTGCATGTCCCGACCGTCAAGGGGACGAAGTCGTGCCGGTTGACGCCGGGCGACGTGGTGCGCGTCGATCGCGGTACGGGCACATTGGAACAGTATCGGATCGATCCGTCGGACTATGTTTCGTGGAAGGACCAGCGCGCGCTCTACTTCATCAACCGGCCGTTGGGCGAGATTGTCGAGGAGTTGCAGCGGAGTTTCGACGTGACGATCTCGGTCCGGGACCGGTCGCTGCTTGAGACAAACTACCTGGCGACGTTCGTCAACGGGGAGACGCTCGACGAGATTCTCGCGGCGCTGAACGGCGACGGCAGCATGGAGATTACCCGCGAAGGGGATCAGTATGTCATCCGGGCCGCGGCGCACGAATGA